A stretch of Miscanthus floridulus cultivar M001 chromosome 13, ASM1932011v1, whole genome shotgun sequence DNA encodes these proteins:
- the LOC136501494 gene encoding transcription termination factor MTERF6, chloroplastic/mitochondrial-like: MASGVSDGSGKSLTHWLRENGFDDDAVARMSRRCRNLHSLDAGEASGVWDYLLTGVKMERRKLRHVVAKCPKVLTLSVDGKLVPTVQCLATLQARPGEVAQAIAKFPQILFHSVEEKLCPLLAFFQTLGVSEKQLAKLLMVNPRLISYSIEAKFSQTVDFLAGLGIDKEGMIGKILTKEPYIMGYSVDKRLRPTAEFLKSAVGLQGQDLKRVIMSFPDILSRDVDKILRPNLAFLQSCGFSRNQVTALVAGYPPVLIKSVKHCLEPRMKFLVEEMGRDMGEVVDYPQFFRHGLKRSLEYRHKVLKQMNSSCSLSEMLDCNQKKFAMKFGLVTAV, from the coding sequence ATGGCCAGCGGCGTCAGCGATGGCAGCGGGAAGAGCCTGACGCATTGGTTGCGGGAGAACGGGTTCGACGACGACGCGGTGGCGCGCATGTCCAGGCGGTGCAGGAACCTGCACAGCCTCGACGCCGGCGAGGCCTCGGGCGTCTGGGACTACCTCCTGACGGGCGTCAAGATGGAGCGGCGGAAGCTGCGGCACGTGGTGGCCAAGTGCCCCAAGGTGCTGACCCTGTCCGTGGACGGCAAGCTCGTGCCCACGGTGCAGTGCCTCGCCACGCTGCAGGCCAGGCCCGGAGAGGTGGCGCAGGCCATCGCCAAGTTCCCCCAGATACTGTTCCACAGCGTCGAGGAGAAGCTCTGCCCGCTCCTCGCCTTCTTCCAGACGCTCGGCGTCTCCGAGAAGCAGCTCGCCAAGCTGCTCATGGTCAACCCGCGCCTCATCAGCTACAGCATCGAGGCCAAGTTCTCGCAGACCGTCGACTTTCTTGCCGGCCTCGGCATCGACAAGGAAGGCATGATCGGCAAGATCCTCACCAAGGAGccgtacatcatggggtacagcGTCGACAAGCGGCTGCGTCCCACTGCCGAGTTCCTCAAGTCGGCAGTCGGGTTACAGGGGCAAGATCTCAAAAGGGTGATCATGAGCTTCCCAGATATATTGTCGCGAGACGTGGATAAGATTCTGCGGCCCAATTTAGCGTTCCTGCAGAGCTGTGGATTCAGCAGGAATCAGGTTACGGCATTGGTAGCTGGATACCCTCCTGTTCTCATCAAGAGCGTCAAACATTGCCTGGAGCCAAGGATGAAGTTCCTGGTCGAAGAAATGGGACGGGACATGGGCGAGGTGGTAGATTATCCCCAGTTCTTTCGCCATGGCCTCAAGAGGAGCCTGGAGTACCGTCACAAGGTGCTCAAGCAGATGAACTCGAGTTGCAGTCTCAGCGAGATGCTAGACTGTAACCAGAAGAAGTTTGCCATGAAATTCGGTTTGGTTACTGCAGTTTAG
- the LOC136500155 gene encoding uncharacterized protein, producing MATRLAGMAVAGLPLSSRFGGAGHSGAAALLPYGLRGARRGRPPRLLAAPAGVRLARGDGGGSHSPSPVPSSCLGGGGGVGPVRWIQSWAAGSGAHAAGFGAPAPGSGSLSKGWRGRCLAKAEAAAATAKGVGTGALLPVLMPLGRGRRPRGWGTCLVVADVGSQRRQHVPRAGDCGRLKALVVRRCFASSGVRSGSKLPGRRGVTADAAVRLLRAAGTSRPL from the coding sequence ATGGCCACGCGGCTCGCCGGGATGGCAGTGGCGGGGCTCCCCCTCTCCTCGCGATTTGGTGGCGCTGGTCACAGCGGGGCGGCGGCTCTCCTCCCATACGGGCTGCGTGGAGCCCGGCGGGGGCGTCCGCCGCGGCTGTTGGCGGCGCCGGCTGGTGTCCGGCTGGCGCGTGGGGACGGCGGCGGATCCCATTCTCCCTCGCCCGTCCCTTCCTCCtgtcttggcggcggcggcggcgttggcccGGTTCGCTGGATCCAGTCCTGGGCGGCTGGATCCGGTGCCCATGCGGCCGGATTTGGAGCTCCGGCACCTGGATCCGGCTCCCTCTCGAAGGGCTGGAGAGGGCGGTGCCTGGccaaggcggaggcggcggcggcgacggcaaaGGGTGTCGGCACCGGTGCTCTATTGCCGGTTCTGATGCCGCTGGGCAGGGGGCGGCGCCCACGGGGGTGGGGCACGTGTCTGGTGGTGGCTGACGTCGGGTCGCAGCGTCGGCAGCACGTGCCAAGAGCCGGCGACTGCGGCCGCCTGAAGGCGTTGGTCGTGCGGCGGTGTTTCGCGAGCAGCGGAGTCAGGTCCGGCTCCAAGTTGCCCGGCCGGAGGGGGGTGACGGCCGACGCAGCTGTGCGGCTGCTGCGTGCAGCCGGCACGTCGAGGCCCCTCTGA